Proteins co-encoded in one Aethina tumida isolate Nest 87 chromosome 7, icAetTumi1.1, whole genome shotgun sequence genomic window:
- the LOC109597528 gene encoding zinc finger matrin-type protein CG9776 isoform X6, whose protein sequence is MLSSIIKDGKTMQDLEAQLQESPKNNRNSPASNQNEYGHDRVNYVHYDTGLHWCRVCDEFPDTAKKLLVHLQSTSHLENVKKNDAIDTTPWHKLPAEPLLPTHEGAPQKRVPIKGLQFFIAAPSWYCKLCDVWIGDLHCASHHLKSQAHFQNYESFIGQNPQWEVEWLTDRKKALARIGPKDSSDEEESKKKKSRKEKKSSEKRKKKRSKKRRKDSSDSSSSSSSSDSSSEDNARDNSRSIRVAMRNKAQSILEEDLSSKWSVLERLVEEHKKHEEMAIAKEKEKQPEDKLISQWMTVQEAPQKEKDMLGSLKDRMKEKQDRERAKQAEADRKRGEREKIELEQMERKKREARERMEEEEKERKRREQEEYERILDKQRNQVKFKTFRKRRSDSEDDGGQEEEVPTRIRKDSHSDREHHERHRRDSEDSKHDDRKKPPPPPSYKKLPFIGRMPLFKNKKMEEKVEKQKEIKKEEYEKPRRTRFEPGNLPKAFIPKPDVVCFPKLSSIPPLTIPPPPSVKEEEPKPPSPPKISEPQPSAPPPPKIGEQQQNEVNTANNYNSEHANSMMDMYYSEYNQMYAQQQYDYGAATDEGHGVPLSHTLPLEPPPLPPEDDLAMLGICADDMAAQSF, encoded by the exons ATGCTGTCGAGCATCATCAAGGACGGGAAGACGATGCAAGATTTGGAAGCTCAGTTGCAGGAATCACCCAAAAACAACCGCAACAGTCCCGCATCCAATCAAAATGAATATGGACACGATAG agtCAATTACGTGCATTACGACACGGGTTTACATTGGTGCCGCGTGTGCGACGAGTTCCCGGACACAGCGAAAAAACTGCTCGTTCATCTCCAGTCAACGAGCCATCTGGAGAACGTGAAAAAGAATGACGCGATCGACACGACACCGTGGCACAAGTTGCCCGCCGAGCCGTTGCTTCCGACGCACGAAGGTGCGCCGCAGAAACGCGTGCCGATCAAGGGCTTGCAGTTCTTCATAGCCGCCCCCAGTTGGTACTGTAAACTTTGCGACGTTTGGATCGGGGACTTGCACTGTGCCTCGCACCACCTGAAATCGCAGGCGCACTTTCAGAACTACGAG AGTTTCATCGGTCAAAATCCGCAGTGGGAAGTGGAGTGGTTGACCGATCGTAAGAAAGCCTTGGCGCGAATCGGTCCGAAGGACTCGTCAGACGAGGAGGAATCCAAAAAGAAAAAGAgccgaaaagaaaaaaaatcgagCGAGAAAAGGAAGAAGAAGCGTTCGAAAAAACGCAGGAAAGACTCGAGCGATTCTTCGTCGAGCAGTTCGTCGTCGGACAGCAGTTCAGAGGATAATGCCAGGGATAATTCGCGGAGCATCCGCGTGGCGATGAGGAACAAGGCTCAAAGTATATTGGAGGAAGACTTGTCCAGTAAATGGTCTGTTTTGGAACGTCTAGTCGAGGAGCACAAGAAACATGAGGAAATGGCTATAGCAaaggaaaaagaaaaacagCCAGAGGATAAGTTAATCAGCCAATGGATGACTGTCCAAGAAGCGCCTCAGAAAGAAAAGGACATGCTGGGAAGTTTAAAGGACCGGATGAAAGAGAAACAGGACAGGGAAAGGGCCAAACAAGCAGAGGCGGATCGAAAACGTGGAGAACGCGAGAAAATTGAACTGGAACAGATGGAGAGAAAAAAGAGAGAGGCCAGAGAAAGGATGGAAGAAGAGGAGAAGGAGAGAAAACGTAGGGAACAGGAAGAGTATGAAAGAATTTTAGACAAGCAGCGCAATCAGGTCAAGTTTAAAACGTTCAGAAAACGTCGTTCCGACAGCGAGGACGATGGAGGACAGGAGGAAGAAGTTCCGACCAG aATAAGAAAAGACAGTCACTCAGACAGAGAGCATCACGAACGTCACAGAAGAGACAGCGAAGATTCCAAACACGATGATAGAAAGAAACCGCCGCCTCCGCCCTCGTATAAAAAGCTCCCGTTTATAGGAAGAATGccgttatttaaaaacaaaaaaatggaaGAGAAGGTGGAAAAGCAGAAGGAAATAAAGAAGGAAGAGTACGAGAAGCCACGTAGGACACGTTTTGAGCCGGGTAACTTGCCAAAGGCTTTTATACCGAAGCCAGACGTAGTTTGTTTCCCCAAATTGTCGAGCATTCCACCGTTGACGATTCCTCCTCCGCCCTCTGTTAAAGAGGAGGAGCCGAAACCGCCGTCACCACCAAAAATCAGCGAGCCTCAACCTTCAGCTCCGCCTCCCCCGAAGATAGgtgaacaacaacaaaatgaaGTTAACACAGCCAACAATTACAATTCGGAACACGCAAACAGCATGATGGACATGTATTATAGCGAGTACAATCAAATGTATGCTCAGCAACAATATGACTATGGGGCGGCGACAGATGAGGGACATGGTGTTCCGTTGTCACACACTTTACCATTGGAGCCACCGCCATTGCCGCCAGAGGATGATCTGGCTATGTTGGGCATTTGTGCAGATGATATGGCTGCACagtctttttag
- the LOC109597528 gene encoding zinc finger matrin-type protein CG9776 isoform X1, translating to MYNNQSRHGQYSDQNYQNYTGSYPQNYGGSYGYHQTYGSYTNQTQPTPPGDVVYPNTWGNSTNVNYGQEEKKEAVAQEMQQQRAQLMTQREEYVKKASVLRRELELLRDQKQDLLSDGSRDRDLDLILKENDKLQDEIHSKLKAIVNVIEMLSSIIKDGKTMQDLEAQLQESPKNNRNSPASNQNEYGHDRVNYVHYDTGLHWCRVCDEFPDTAKKLLVHLQSTSHLENVKKNDAIDTTPWHKLPAEPLLPTHEGAPQKRVPIKGLQFFIAAPSWYCKLCDVWIGDLHCASHHLKSQAHFQNYESFIGQNPQWEVEWLTDRKKALARIGPKDSSDEEESKKKKSRKEKKSSEKRKKKRSKKRRKDSSDSSSSSSSSDSSSEDNARDNSRSIRVAMRNKAQSILEEDLSSKWSVLERLVEEHKKHEEMAIAKEKEKQPEDKLISQWMTVQEAPQKEKDMLGSLKDRMKEKQDRERAKQAEADRKRGEREKIELEQMERKKREARERMEEEEKERKRREQEEYERILDKQRNQVKFKTFRKRRSDSEDDGGQEEEVPTRIRKDSHSDREHHERHRRDSEDSKHDDRKKPPPPPSYKKLPFIGRMPLFKNKKMEEKVEKQKEIKKEEYEKPRRTRFEPGNLPKAFIPKPDVVCFPKLSSIPPLTIPPPPSVKEEEPKPPSPPKISEPQPSAPPPPKIGEQQQNEVNTANNYNSEHANSMMDMYYSEYNQMYAQQQYDYGAATDEGHGVPLSHTLPLEPPPLPPEDDLAMLGICADDMAAQSF from the exons ATGTACAACAAC CAGTCGAGGCACGGTCAATATTCGGACCAGAACTACCAGAATTACACCGGAAGTTATCCACAAAATTACGGTGGTAGTTAtggttaccaccaaacttatGGTTCCTACACG AACCAAACACAACCAACACCACCTGGAGACGTTGTCTATCCCAACACATGGGGCAACTCTACAAACGTCAATTATGGACAGGAAGAGAAGAAAGAAG CGGTGGCGCAGGAGATGCAGCAGCAGCGTGCGCAACTGATGACGCAGCGTGAGGAGTACGTGAAAAAGGCATCGGTACTGCGCAGAGAGCTGGAGTTGCTTCGCGACCAGAAACAGGACCTGCTCTCGGACGGATCTAGAGACCGGGACCTTGACTTGATCCTCAAGGAGAATGACAAACTTCAG GATGAGATCCACAGTAAATTGAAGGCGATCGTCAACGTCATAGAAATGCTGTCGAGCATCATCAAGGACGGGAAGACGATGCAAGATTTGGAAGCTCAGTTGCAGGAATCACCCAAAAACAACCGCAACAGTCCCGCATCCAATCAAAATGAATATGGACACGATAG agtCAATTACGTGCATTACGACACGGGTTTACATTGGTGCCGCGTGTGCGACGAGTTCCCGGACACAGCGAAAAAACTGCTCGTTCATCTCCAGTCAACGAGCCATCTGGAGAACGTGAAAAAGAATGACGCGATCGACACGACACCGTGGCACAAGTTGCCCGCCGAGCCGTTGCTTCCGACGCACGAAGGTGCGCCGCAGAAACGCGTGCCGATCAAGGGCTTGCAGTTCTTCATAGCCGCCCCCAGTTGGTACTGTAAACTTTGCGACGTTTGGATCGGGGACTTGCACTGTGCCTCGCACCACCTGAAATCGCAGGCGCACTTTCAGAACTACGAG AGTTTCATCGGTCAAAATCCGCAGTGGGAAGTGGAGTGGTTGACCGATCGTAAGAAAGCCTTGGCGCGAATCGGTCCGAAGGACTCGTCAGACGAGGAGGAATCCAAAAAGAAAAAGAgccgaaaagaaaaaaaatcgagCGAGAAAAGGAAGAAGAAGCGTTCGAAAAAACGCAGGAAAGACTCGAGCGATTCTTCGTCGAGCAGTTCGTCGTCGGACAGCAGTTCAGAGGATAATGCCAGGGATAATTCGCGGAGCATCCGCGTGGCGATGAGGAACAAGGCTCAAAGTATATTGGAGGAAGACTTGTCCAGTAAATGGTCTGTTTTGGAACGTCTAGTCGAGGAGCACAAGAAACATGAGGAAATGGCTATAGCAaaggaaaaagaaaaacagCCAGAGGATAAGTTAATCAGCCAATGGATGACTGTCCAAGAAGCGCCTCAGAAAGAAAAGGACATGCTGGGAAGTTTAAAGGACCGGATGAAAGAGAAACAGGACAGGGAAAGGGCCAAACAAGCAGAGGCGGATCGAAAACGTGGAGAACGCGAGAAAATTGAACTGGAACAGATGGAGAGAAAAAAGAGAGAGGCCAGAGAAAGGATGGAAGAAGAGGAGAAGGAGAGAAAACGTAGGGAACAGGAAGAGTATGAAAGAATTTTAGACAAGCAGCGCAATCAGGTCAAGTTTAAAACGTTCAGAAAACGTCGTTCCGACAGCGAGGACGATGGAGGACAGGAGGAAGAAGTTCCGACCAG aATAAGAAAAGACAGTCACTCAGACAGAGAGCATCACGAACGTCACAGAAGAGACAGCGAAGATTCCAAACACGATGATAGAAAGAAACCGCCGCCTCCGCCCTCGTATAAAAAGCTCCCGTTTATAGGAAGAATGccgttatttaaaaacaaaaaaatggaaGAGAAGGTGGAAAAGCAGAAGGAAATAAAGAAGGAAGAGTACGAGAAGCCACGTAGGACACGTTTTGAGCCGGGTAACTTGCCAAAGGCTTTTATACCGAAGCCAGACGTAGTTTGTTTCCCCAAATTGTCGAGCATTCCACCGTTGACGATTCCTCCTCCGCCCTCTGTTAAAGAGGAGGAGCCGAAACCGCCGTCACCACCAAAAATCAGCGAGCCTCAACCTTCAGCTCCGCCTCCCCCGAAGATAGgtgaacaacaacaaaatgaaGTTAACACAGCCAACAATTACAATTCGGAACACGCAAACAGCATGATGGACATGTATTATAGCGAGTACAATCAAATGTATGCTCAGCAACAATATGACTATGGGGCGGCGACAGATGAGGGACATGGTGTTCCGTTGTCACACACTTTACCATTGGAGCCACCGCCATTGCCGCCAGAGGATGATCTGGCTATGTTGGGCATTTGTGCAGATGATATGGCTGCACagtctttttag
- the LOC109597528 gene encoding zinc finger matrin-type protein CG9776 isoform X2 — translation MYNNSRHGQYSDQNYQNYTGSYPQNYGGSYGYHQTYGSYTNQTQPTPPGDVVYPNTWGNSTNVNYGQEEKKEAVAQEMQQQRAQLMTQREEYVKKASVLRRELELLRDQKQDLLSDGSRDRDLDLILKENDKLQDEIHSKLKAIVNVIEMLSSIIKDGKTMQDLEAQLQESPKNNRNSPASNQNEYGHDRVNYVHYDTGLHWCRVCDEFPDTAKKLLVHLQSTSHLENVKKNDAIDTTPWHKLPAEPLLPTHEGAPQKRVPIKGLQFFIAAPSWYCKLCDVWIGDLHCASHHLKSQAHFQNYESFIGQNPQWEVEWLTDRKKALARIGPKDSSDEEESKKKKSRKEKKSSEKRKKKRSKKRRKDSSDSSSSSSSSDSSSEDNARDNSRSIRVAMRNKAQSILEEDLSSKWSVLERLVEEHKKHEEMAIAKEKEKQPEDKLISQWMTVQEAPQKEKDMLGSLKDRMKEKQDRERAKQAEADRKRGEREKIELEQMERKKREARERMEEEEKERKRREQEEYERILDKQRNQVKFKTFRKRRSDSEDDGGQEEEVPTRIRKDSHSDREHHERHRRDSEDSKHDDRKKPPPPPSYKKLPFIGRMPLFKNKKMEEKVEKQKEIKKEEYEKPRRTRFEPGNLPKAFIPKPDVVCFPKLSSIPPLTIPPPPSVKEEEPKPPSPPKISEPQPSAPPPPKIGEQQQNEVNTANNYNSEHANSMMDMYYSEYNQMYAQQQYDYGAATDEGHGVPLSHTLPLEPPPLPPEDDLAMLGICADDMAAQSF, via the exons ATGTACAACAAC TCGAGGCACGGTCAATATTCGGACCAGAACTACCAGAATTACACCGGAAGTTATCCACAAAATTACGGTGGTAGTTAtggttaccaccaaacttatGGTTCCTACACG AACCAAACACAACCAACACCACCTGGAGACGTTGTCTATCCCAACACATGGGGCAACTCTACAAACGTCAATTATGGACAGGAAGAGAAGAAAGAAG CGGTGGCGCAGGAGATGCAGCAGCAGCGTGCGCAACTGATGACGCAGCGTGAGGAGTACGTGAAAAAGGCATCGGTACTGCGCAGAGAGCTGGAGTTGCTTCGCGACCAGAAACAGGACCTGCTCTCGGACGGATCTAGAGACCGGGACCTTGACTTGATCCTCAAGGAGAATGACAAACTTCAG GATGAGATCCACAGTAAATTGAAGGCGATCGTCAACGTCATAGAAATGCTGTCGAGCATCATCAAGGACGGGAAGACGATGCAAGATTTGGAAGCTCAGTTGCAGGAATCACCCAAAAACAACCGCAACAGTCCCGCATCCAATCAAAATGAATATGGACACGATAG agtCAATTACGTGCATTACGACACGGGTTTACATTGGTGCCGCGTGTGCGACGAGTTCCCGGACACAGCGAAAAAACTGCTCGTTCATCTCCAGTCAACGAGCCATCTGGAGAACGTGAAAAAGAATGACGCGATCGACACGACACCGTGGCACAAGTTGCCCGCCGAGCCGTTGCTTCCGACGCACGAAGGTGCGCCGCAGAAACGCGTGCCGATCAAGGGCTTGCAGTTCTTCATAGCCGCCCCCAGTTGGTACTGTAAACTTTGCGACGTTTGGATCGGGGACTTGCACTGTGCCTCGCACCACCTGAAATCGCAGGCGCACTTTCAGAACTACGAG AGTTTCATCGGTCAAAATCCGCAGTGGGAAGTGGAGTGGTTGACCGATCGTAAGAAAGCCTTGGCGCGAATCGGTCCGAAGGACTCGTCAGACGAGGAGGAATCCAAAAAGAAAAAGAgccgaaaagaaaaaaaatcgagCGAGAAAAGGAAGAAGAAGCGTTCGAAAAAACGCAGGAAAGACTCGAGCGATTCTTCGTCGAGCAGTTCGTCGTCGGACAGCAGTTCAGAGGATAATGCCAGGGATAATTCGCGGAGCATCCGCGTGGCGATGAGGAACAAGGCTCAAAGTATATTGGAGGAAGACTTGTCCAGTAAATGGTCTGTTTTGGAACGTCTAGTCGAGGAGCACAAGAAACATGAGGAAATGGCTATAGCAaaggaaaaagaaaaacagCCAGAGGATAAGTTAATCAGCCAATGGATGACTGTCCAAGAAGCGCCTCAGAAAGAAAAGGACATGCTGGGAAGTTTAAAGGACCGGATGAAAGAGAAACAGGACAGGGAAAGGGCCAAACAAGCAGAGGCGGATCGAAAACGTGGAGAACGCGAGAAAATTGAACTGGAACAGATGGAGAGAAAAAAGAGAGAGGCCAGAGAAAGGATGGAAGAAGAGGAGAAGGAGAGAAAACGTAGGGAACAGGAAGAGTATGAAAGAATTTTAGACAAGCAGCGCAATCAGGTCAAGTTTAAAACGTTCAGAAAACGTCGTTCCGACAGCGAGGACGATGGAGGACAGGAGGAAGAAGTTCCGACCAG aATAAGAAAAGACAGTCACTCAGACAGAGAGCATCACGAACGTCACAGAAGAGACAGCGAAGATTCCAAACACGATGATAGAAAGAAACCGCCGCCTCCGCCCTCGTATAAAAAGCTCCCGTTTATAGGAAGAATGccgttatttaaaaacaaaaaaatggaaGAGAAGGTGGAAAAGCAGAAGGAAATAAAGAAGGAAGAGTACGAGAAGCCACGTAGGACACGTTTTGAGCCGGGTAACTTGCCAAAGGCTTTTATACCGAAGCCAGACGTAGTTTGTTTCCCCAAATTGTCGAGCATTCCACCGTTGACGATTCCTCCTCCGCCCTCTGTTAAAGAGGAGGAGCCGAAACCGCCGTCACCACCAAAAATCAGCGAGCCTCAACCTTCAGCTCCGCCTCCCCCGAAGATAGgtgaacaacaacaaaatgaaGTTAACACAGCCAACAATTACAATTCGGAACACGCAAACAGCATGATGGACATGTATTATAGCGAGTACAATCAAATGTATGCTCAGCAACAATATGACTATGGGGCGGCGACAGATGAGGGACATGGTGTTCCGTTGTCACACACTTTACCATTGGAGCCACCGCCATTGCCGCCAGAGGATGATCTGGCTATGTTGGGCATTTGTGCAGATGATATGGCTGCACagtctttttag
- the LOC109597528 gene encoding zinc finger matrin-type protein CG9776 isoform X4: MIKKSVAQEMQQQRAQLMTQREEYVKKASVLRRELELLRDQKQDLLSDGSRDRDLDLILKENDKLQDEIHSKLKAIVNVIEMLSSIIKDGKTMQDLEAQLQESPKNNRNSPASNQNEYGHDRVNYVHYDTGLHWCRVCDEFPDTAKKLLVHLQSTSHLENVKKNDAIDTTPWHKLPAEPLLPTHEGAPQKRVPIKGLQFFIAAPSWYCKLCDVWIGDLHCASHHLKSQAHFQNYESFIGQNPQWEVEWLTDRKKALARIGPKDSSDEEESKKKKSRKEKKSSEKRKKKRSKKRRKDSSDSSSSSSSSDSSSEDNARDNSRSIRVAMRNKAQSILEEDLSSKWSVLERLVEEHKKHEEMAIAKEKEKQPEDKLISQWMTVQEAPQKEKDMLGSLKDRMKEKQDRERAKQAEADRKRGEREKIELEQMERKKREARERMEEEEKERKRREQEEYERILDKQRNQVKFKTFRKRRSDSEDDGGQEEEVPTRIRKDSHSDREHHERHRRDSEDSKHDDRKKPPPPPSYKKLPFIGRMPLFKNKKMEEKVEKQKEIKKEEYEKPRRTRFEPGNLPKAFIPKPDVVCFPKLSSIPPLTIPPPPSVKEEEPKPPSPPKISEPQPSAPPPPKIGEQQQNEVNTANNYNSEHANSMMDMYYSEYNQMYAQQQYDYGAATDEGHGVPLSHTLPLEPPPLPPEDDLAMLGICADDMAAQSF; encoded by the exons ATGATTAAAAAGT CGGTGGCGCAGGAGATGCAGCAGCAGCGTGCGCAACTGATGACGCAGCGTGAGGAGTACGTGAAAAAGGCATCGGTACTGCGCAGAGAGCTGGAGTTGCTTCGCGACCAGAAACAGGACCTGCTCTCGGACGGATCTAGAGACCGGGACCTTGACTTGATCCTCAAGGAGAATGACAAACTTCAG GATGAGATCCACAGTAAATTGAAGGCGATCGTCAACGTCATAGAAATGCTGTCGAGCATCATCAAGGACGGGAAGACGATGCAAGATTTGGAAGCTCAGTTGCAGGAATCACCCAAAAACAACCGCAACAGTCCCGCATCCAATCAAAATGAATATGGACACGATAG agtCAATTACGTGCATTACGACACGGGTTTACATTGGTGCCGCGTGTGCGACGAGTTCCCGGACACAGCGAAAAAACTGCTCGTTCATCTCCAGTCAACGAGCCATCTGGAGAACGTGAAAAAGAATGACGCGATCGACACGACACCGTGGCACAAGTTGCCCGCCGAGCCGTTGCTTCCGACGCACGAAGGTGCGCCGCAGAAACGCGTGCCGATCAAGGGCTTGCAGTTCTTCATAGCCGCCCCCAGTTGGTACTGTAAACTTTGCGACGTTTGGATCGGGGACTTGCACTGTGCCTCGCACCACCTGAAATCGCAGGCGCACTTTCAGAACTACGAG AGTTTCATCGGTCAAAATCCGCAGTGGGAAGTGGAGTGGTTGACCGATCGTAAGAAAGCCTTGGCGCGAATCGGTCCGAAGGACTCGTCAGACGAGGAGGAATCCAAAAAGAAAAAGAgccgaaaagaaaaaaaatcgagCGAGAAAAGGAAGAAGAAGCGTTCGAAAAAACGCAGGAAAGACTCGAGCGATTCTTCGTCGAGCAGTTCGTCGTCGGACAGCAGTTCAGAGGATAATGCCAGGGATAATTCGCGGAGCATCCGCGTGGCGATGAGGAACAAGGCTCAAAGTATATTGGAGGAAGACTTGTCCAGTAAATGGTCTGTTTTGGAACGTCTAGTCGAGGAGCACAAGAAACATGAGGAAATGGCTATAGCAaaggaaaaagaaaaacagCCAGAGGATAAGTTAATCAGCCAATGGATGACTGTCCAAGAAGCGCCTCAGAAAGAAAAGGACATGCTGGGAAGTTTAAAGGACCGGATGAAAGAGAAACAGGACAGGGAAAGGGCCAAACAAGCAGAGGCGGATCGAAAACGTGGAGAACGCGAGAAAATTGAACTGGAACAGATGGAGAGAAAAAAGAGAGAGGCCAGAGAAAGGATGGAAGAAGAGGAGAAGGAGAGAAAACGTAGGGAACAGGAAGAGTATGAAAGAATTTTAGACAAGCAGCGCAATCAGGTCAAGTTTAAAACGTTCAGAAAACGTCGTTCCGACAGCGAGGACGATGGAGGACAGGAGGAAGAAGTTCCGACCAG aATAAGAAAAGACAGTCACTCAGACAGAGAGCATCACGAACGTCACAGAAGAGACAGCGAAGATTCCAAACACGATGATAGAAAGAAACCGCCGCCTCCGCCCTCGTATAAAAAGCTCCCGTTTATAGGAAGAATGccgttatttaaaaacaaaaaaatggaaGAGAAGGTGGAAAAGCAGAAGGAAATAAAGAAGGAAGAGTACGAGAAGCCACGTAGGACACGTTTTGAGCCGGGTAACTTGCCAAAGGCTTTTATACCGAAGCCAGACGTAGTTTGTTTCCCCAAATTGTCGAGCATTCCACCGTTGACGATTCCTCCTCCGCCCTCTGTTAAAGAGGAGGAGCCGAAACCGCCGTCACCACCAAAAATCAGCGAGCCTCAACCTTCAGCTCCGCCTCCCCCGAAGATAGgtgaacaacaacaaaatgaaGTTAACACAGCCAACAATTACAATTCGGAACACGCAAACAGCATGATGGACATGTATTATAGCGAGTACAATCAAATGTATGCTCAGCAACAATATGACTATGGGGCGGCGACAGATGAGGGACATGGTGTTCCGTTGTCACACACTTTACCATTGGAGCCACCGCCATTGCCGCCAGAGGATGATCTGGCTATGTTGGGCATTTGTGCAGATGATATGGCTGCACagtctttttag
- the LOC109597528 gene encoding zinc finger matrin-type protein CG9776 isoform X5 translates to MQQQRAQLMTQREEYVKKASVLRRELELLRDQKQDLLSDGSRDRDLDLILKENDKLQDEIHSKLKAIVNVIEMLSSIIKDGKTMQDLEAQLQESPKNNRNSPASNQNEYGHDRVNYVHYDTGLHWCRVCDEFPDTAKKLLVHLQSTSHLENVKKNDAIDTTPWHKLPAEPLLPTHEGAPQKRVPIKGLQFFIAAPSWYCKLCDVWIGDLHCASHHLKSQAHFQNYESFIGQNPQWEVEWLTDRKKALARIGPKDSSDEEESKKKKSRKEKKSSEKRKKKRSKKRRKDSSDSSSSSSSSDSSSEDNARDNSRSIRVAMRNKAQSILEEDLSSKWSVLERLVEEHKKHEEMAIAKEKEKQPEDKLISQWMTVQEAPQKEKDMLGSLKDRMKEKQDRERAKQAEADRKRGEREKIELEQMERKKREARERMEEEEKERKRREQEEYERILDKQRNQVKFKTFRKRRSDSEDDGGQEEEVPTRIRKDSHSDREHHERHRRDSEDSKHDDRKKPPPPPSYKKLPFIGRMPLFKNKKMEEKVEKQKEIKKEEYEKPRRTRFEPGNLPKAFIPKPDVVCFPKLSSIPPLTIPPPPSVKEEEPKPPSPPKISEPQPSAPPPPKIGEQQQNEVNTANNYNSEHANSMMDMYYSEYNQMYAQQQYDYGAATDEGHGVPLSHTLPLEPPPLPPEDDLAMLGICADDMAAQSF, encoded by the exons ATGCAGCAGCAGCGTGCGCAACTGATGACGCAGCGTGAGGAGTACGTGAAAAAGGCATCGGTACTGCGCAGAGAGCTGGAGTTGCTTCGCGACCAGAAACAGGACCTGCTCTCGGACGGATCTAGAGACCGGGACCTTGACTTGATCCTCAAGGAGAATGACAAACTTCAG GATGAGATCCACAGTAAATTGAAGGCGATCGTCAACGTCATAGAAATGCTGTCGAGCATCATCAAGGACGGGAAGACGATGCAAGATTTGGAAGCTCAGTTGCAGGAATCACCCAAAAACAACCGCAACAGTCCCGCATCCAATCAAAATGAATATGGACACGATAG agtCAATTACGTGCATTACGACACGGGTTTACATTGGTGCCGCGTGTGCGACGAGTTCCCGGACACAGCGAAAAAACTGCTCGTTCATCTCCAGTCAACGAGCCATCTGGAGAACGTGAAAAAGAATGACGCGATCGACACGACACCGTGGCACAAGTTGCCCGCCGAGCCGTTGCTTCCGACGCACGAAGGTGCGCCGCAGAAACGCGTGCCGATCAAGGGCTTGCAGTTCTTCATAGCCGCCCCCAGTTGGTACTGTAAACTTTGCGACGTTTGGATCGGGGACTTGCACTGTGCCTCGCACCACCTGAAATCGCAGGCGCACTTTCAGAACTACGAG AGTTTCATCGGTCAAAATCCGCAGTGGGAAGTGGAGTGGTTGACCGATCGTAAGAAAGCCTTGGCGCGAATCGGTCCGAAGGACTCGTCAGACGAGGAGGAATCCAAAAAGAAAAAGAgccgaaaagaaaaaaaatcgagCGAGAAAAGGAAGAAGAAGCGTTCGAAAAAACGCAGGAAAGACTCGAGCGATTCTTCGTCGAGCAGTTCGTCGTCGGACAGCAGTTCAGAGGATAATGCCAGGGATAATTCGCGGAGCATCCGCGTGGCGATGAGGAACAAGGCTCAAAGTATATTGGAGGAAGACTTGTCCAGTAAATGGTCTGTTTTGGAACGTCTAGTCGAGGAGCACAAGAAACATGAGGAAATGGCTATAGCAaaggaaaaagaaaaacagCCAGAGGATAAGTTAATCAGCCAATGGATGACTGTCCAAGAAGCGCCTCAGAAAGAAAAGGACATGCTGGGAAGTTTAAAGGACCGGATGAAAGAGAAACAGGACAGGGAAAGGGCCAAACAAGCAGAGGCGGATCGAAAACGTGGAGAACGCGAGAAAATTGAACTGGAACAGATGGAGAGAAAAAAGAGAGAGGCCAGAGAAAGGATGGAAGAAGAGGAGAAGGAGAGAAAACGTAGGGAACAGGAAGAGTATGAAAGAATTTTAGACAAGCAGCGCAATCAGGTCAAGTTTAAAACGTTCAGAAAACGTCGTTCCGACAGCGAGGACGATGGAGGACAGGAGGAAGAAGTTCCGACCAG aATAAGAAAAGACAGTCACTCAGACAGAGAGCATCACGAACGTCACAGAAGAGACAGCGAAGATTCCAAACACGATGATAGAAAGAAACCGCCGCCTCCGCCCTCGTATAAAAAGCTCCCGTTTATAGGAAGAATGccgttatttaaaaacaaaaaaatggaaGAGAAGGTGGAAAAGCAGAAGGAAATAAAGAAGGAAGAGTACGAGAAGCCACGTAGGACACGTTTTGAGCCGGGTAACTTGCCAAAGGCTTTTATACCGAAGCCAGACGTAGTTTGTTTCCCCAAATTGTCGAGCATTCCACCGTTGACGATTCCTCCTCCGCCCTCTGTTAAAGAGGAGGAGCCGAAACCGCCGTCACCACCAAAAATCAGCGAGCCTCAACCTTCAGCTCCGCCTCCCCCGAAGATAGgtgaacaacaacaaaatgaaGTTAACACAGCCAACAATTACAATTCGGAACACGCAAACAGCATGATGGACATGTATTATAGCGAGTACAATCAAATGTATGCTCAGCAACAATATGACTATGGGGCGGCGACAGATGAGGGACATGGTGTTCCGTTGTCACACACTTTACCATTGGAGCCACCGCCATTGCCGCCAGAGGATGATCTGGCTATGTTGGGCATTTGTGCAGATGATATGGCTGCACagtctttttag